In the genome of Staphylococcus durrellii, one region contains:
- the argB gene encoding acetylglutamate kinase — protein sequence MSYIVIKIGGSTLTNLDDSIIDDIYKLKGQGYKPIIVHGGGPFINEALSHYNVEPEFKDGLRVTSEKVLDVTCQTLIGKVNPQIVTKLNKIGQSAIGLNGMDAQFFDIEPLDKKYGYVGTPTFINTEVLNRLTTHYIPVIASIGLKQGTTQQYNINADTLAYKIAEALAAPLYILSDIPGVLIEDEVQHSLSATDIKRYIQQKHIYGGMIPKVQDAVLAINNGCEKVIIAAGSEQHIVQKVHEGKSVGTTIH from the coding sequence ATGAGTTATATAGTAATTAAAATTGGCGGCAGTACTTTAACAAATTTAGATGACTCGATTATAGACGATATATATAAATTGAAAGGACAGGGTTATAAGCCTATCATCGTTCATGGTGGGGGTCCTTTTATTAATGAAGCACTGAGTCATTATAATGTGGAACCGGAATTTAAAGATGGTTTGAGGGTGACTTCAGAGAAAGTGCTTGATGTTACTTGTCAGACGTTAATTGGAAAAGTTAATCCGCAAATTGTGACCAAGTTAAACAAAATAGGACAAAGTGCAATAGGCTTGAATGGCATGGATGCACAATTTTTCGATATTGAACCACTTGATAAAAAGTATGGTTACGTAGGCACACCTACATTTATTAATACAGAAGTGTTGAACCGTTTAACTACTCATTATATTCCAGTCATTGCTTCTATTGGTTTAAAACAAGGAACGACACAACAATATAATATTAATGCGGATACGTTAGCTTATAAAATAGCAGAAGCCTTAGCTGCTCCGTTATATATATTAAGCGATATTCCAGGGGTCTTAATCGAAGATGAAGTACAACATTCTCTTAGTGCTACTGATATAAAACGTTATATTCAACAAAAGCATATATATGGCGGTATGATTCCCAAAGTGCAAGATGCTGTACTGGCTATTAATAACGGGTGTGAAAAGGTCATTATTGCTGCAGGTTCAGAGCAACATATTGTCCAGAAAGTGCATGAAGGCAAATCTGTAGGAACCACCATTCATTAA
- a CDS encoding thiamine phosphate synthase, with amino-acid sequence MFIAITPYKLLNLQDILHYQSIMGYYDRLIIRTPMTTSQLIDWITKAIEHGISKDKLTVHSNVDVFIACAMTSIHFSEYHSALKNFKTQHPQAIVSMSTHSEESVIYAQQQRCDYVLFGHVFPTSSKPNQEPRSQSEITQVLNKKIKVIALGGVNIRTLPQLPTGFAGIAGISLFYDSDNQTLRKIIEEWSNYV; translated from the coding sequence ATGTTTATAGCAATTACACCGTATAAATTGTTAAATTTGCAAGATATTTTGCACTATCAATCTATTATGGGCTATTATGACCGCCTGATTATACGTACACCTATGACAACGTCTCAGCTCATTGATTGGATAACAAAAGCTATTGAACATGGTATTAGTAAAGACAAATTGACTGTGCATAGCAATGTAGACGTATTTATTGCTTGCGCTATGACATCTATTCATTTCAGTGAATATCATAGTGCCCTAAAAAATTTTAAAACTCAACATCCTCAAGCGATAGTTAGTATGTCTACACACAGTGAAGAAAGTGTAATTTATGCGCAACAACAGCGTTGTGATTATGTATTGTTTGGACATGTTTTTCCTACATCATCCAAACCTAATCAGGAACCAAGGTCGCAAAGCGAAATTACGCAAGTACTGAACAAAAAAATTAAAGTTATTGCTCTAGGTGGGGTGAATATTCGCACGTTACCACAATTGCCGACAGGTTTTGCAGGAATTGCTGGTATTTCATTATTTTATGACAGTGATAATCAAACTTTACGAAAAATTATAGAGGAGTGGTCAAATTATGTTTGA
- the thiO gene encoding glycine oxidase ThiO, whose translation MFDVLIIGSGVMGMSVARNLKHNKLKIGIIDRDVDGMHASYKAGGMLGAQNEFSNDSPTYRLALESQQYFKQLSEQLLSEVGSDIEYKETGLIKLAYEPKDNNKVIAQYNFLANVNPDVRLLEQKEAHRLTSNNLNIEDIMALYIPNDHQVNANKYTKALYKSLEQSNVERIQHTEVLTITKDKEMYKVITNKGDYYAPKVVVAGGAWSHKLLQTQLKERQLTGVKGEVILMEQDNLDLQSTIFMTNGCYLVPKNKNRVLIGATSYFDNYSVGVSQSGVDWLIDSATQHIPKLKYARKLKQWSGVRPYIANEIPIMDEVEKGLFVITGHYRNGILLSPIVGELMSKWIITDMKPQMLNDFTVKGCVLNGSHD comes from the coding sequence ATGTTTGATGTACTCATTATCGGTTCTGGCGTCATGGGCATGTCTGTCGCACGTAATTTAAAACATAATAAGTTGAAAATAGGCATCATTGATAGAGATGTCGACGGCATGCACGCTTCTTATAAGGCAGGTGGCATGTTAGGCGCACAAAATGAGTTTTCTAACGATAGTCCTACGTATCGTTTGGCTTTGGAATCCCAGCAATATTTCAAACAATTAAGTGAACAACTGCTATCGGAAGTTGGAAGTGATATCGAATATAAAGAAACAGGATTAATCAAGTTAGCATACGAACCCAAAGACAATAACAAAGTGATAGCACAATATAACTTTTTAGCAAACGTTAATCCGGATGTAAGACTTTTAGAACAAAAAGAAGCTCATCGTTTAACGAGTAATAATTTAAATATTGAAGACATCATGGCATTATATATTCCAAATGATCACCAAGTAAACGCGAATAAGTATACGAAAGCATTATATAAATCGTTAGAACAGAGCAACGTTGAACGTATACAACATACAGAAGTGCTAACTATTACAAAAGACAAAGAGATGTACAAAGTGATAACAAATAAAGGCGACTATTACGCTCCAAAAGTTGTAGTTGCAGGTGGGGCGTGGAGTCATAAATTATTGCAAACACAGTTAAAAGAGCGCCAATTAACAGGTGTTAAAGGTGAAGTCATATTGATGGAACAAGACAATTTAGATTTGCAGTCAACTATATTTATGACGAATGGTTGCTACTTAGTACCGAAAAATAAAAATAGAGTGCTTATTGGCGCTACAAGTTACTTTGATAACTATTCAGTGGGTGTATCACAAAGTGGTGTAGATTGGTTAATAGACAGTGCTACGCAGCATATACCTAAACTAAAATATGCACGTAAACTAAAACAGTGGTCAGGAGTTCGGCCGTATATTGCCAATGAAATTCCGATTATGGACGAAGTTGAAAAAGGATTATTTGTTATCACTGGCCATTATCGTAACGGCATTCTATTATCCCCAATTGTAGGTGAACTTATGAGTAAGTGGATTATTACAGATATGAAACCACAAATGCTAAATGATTTTACAGTAAAAGGATGTGTGTTAAATGGAAGTCATGATTAA
- a CDS encoding ThiF family adenylyltransferase, protein MNRYNRQSRYRRFGEEGQRRLQTMNVMILGAGALGSNLAEMLTRMGVHEISIIDMDIVELSNLHRQALYDEEDAQQMLPKVEALKSKLNKINATTKINTLYEELTSTNIEKILSDHNPDIVMDGMDHFEIRYLINEACHKLQIPWIYGAAVGSKGTVYAIDYKGPCLKCLLQAIPNTGESCAINGVLPPVINQVVSIQVSELMRYAAGEGFSKKLITVDTFELKQQAINIDGLKNNECHVCEQDDYELLNKTQLSQIESMCGNAYLFRFNKQAFNYATYFPGHIIKENPFAKLIQYKDVNCTLFRDGRMNVHGIEDESTARQLYEEFNKQLK, encoded by the coding sequence ATAAATCGCTATAATCGTCAATCACGTTATCGACGTTTTGGCGAAGAAGGCCAACGCCGCTTACAGACAATGAATGTGATGATACTTGGGGCTGGTGCGCTTGGAAGTAACCTTGCAGAGATGTTAACACGAATGGGTGTACATGAAATTTCAATTATTGATATGGATATCGTAGAATTAAGCAATTTACACAGACAAGCATTGTATGATGAAGAAGATGCGCAACAAATGCTACCCAAAGTTGAAGCATTAAAAAGTAAATTAAATAAAATTAATGCAACAACAAAAATCAATACTTTGTATGAAGAACTGACCTCTACAAATATTGAAAAGATATTAAGTGACCATAATCCAGACATTGTGATGGACGGTATGGATCATTTCGAAATTAGGTATCTTATAAATGAAGCTTGTCATAAATTACAAATCCCTTGGATTTATGGTGCAGCTGTAGGTAGTAAAGGTACTGTTTACGCTATTGACTATAAAGGACCGTGCTTAAAATGTTTATTACAAGCGATACCAAATACTGGTGAAAGTTGTGCCATCAATGGTGTGTTACCACCAGTAATTAATCAAGTCGTTAGTATACAAGTGTCCGAATTAATGCGTTATGCGGCAGGTGAGGGATTTTCTAAAAAGTTAATTACTGTTGATACTTTTGAATTAAAACAACAGGCAATTAATATTGATGGATTAAAAAATAACGAATGTCATGTTTGTGAACAAGATGATTATGAATTGTTAAATAAGACGCAGCTCAGTCAAATCGAATCAATGTGTGGAAATGCATATTTATTTAGATTCAATAAACAGGCATTCAATTATGCAACATATTTCCCAGGTCATATTATTAAAGAAAACCCATTTGCTAAGTTAATTCAATATAAAGATGTGAATTGCACCCTCTTTCGAGACGGACGCATGAATGTTCATGGCATTGAAGATGAATCAACAGCAAGACAATTATATGAAGAATTTAATAAGCAATTAAAATAG
- the ahlS gene encoding AhlS family quorum-quenching N-acyl homoserine lactonase: protein MVNYNKERMKIYVLDNGRMKMDKNLMIANSNQATLDHPEAPNEMHEFPIYTVFIDHPEAKILFDTACNPNAMGENGRWINATQKAFPYFADESCHLPNRLEQIGVDPKEVDFVVASHLHLDHAGCLEYFTNATVIVHDDELSGTMKTYARNQQEGAYIWADIDAWIKNNLKWRTIQKEDDNIKLVEGVRVLNFGSGHAWGIIGLEIESAELGTIILASDAIYTKESMGNPPKPPGILYDSIGWTKSVEKIKKLANEKKAQIWFGHDGEQFEGFRKSTEGYYE from the coding sequence ATGGTGAACTACAATAAAGAACGTATGAAGATTTATGTTTTAGATAATGGTCGCATGAAGATGGATAAAAATTTAATGATTGCCAACTCGAACCAAGCTACGTTAGATCATCCAGAAGCACCTAATGAAATGCATGAATTTCCTATTTACACTGTATTTATTGATCATCCAGAGGCAAAAATATTATTTGATACCGCATGTAATCCTAACGCTATGGGTGAAAATGGTAGATGGATTAATGCGACACAAAAAGCATTTCCATATTTTGCCGATGAATCTTGTCATTTACCTAATCGATTAGAACAAATAGGCGTCGACCCTAAAGAAGTAGATTTTGTAGTTGCATCTCATTTACATTTAGATCATGCAGGTTGTTTAGAGTATTTTACTAATGCAACAGTAATCGTGCATGACGATGAATTAAGTGGCACAATGAAAACTTATGCTCGTAATCAACAAGAAGGGGCATACATTTGGGCAGACATTGACGCTTGGATAAAAAACAATTTGAAATGGAGAACAATTCAAAAAGAAGACGACAATATCAAACTAGTTGAAGGTGTACGTGTATTAAACTTTGGTAGTGGACACGCATGGGGAATTATCGGTTTAGAAATCGAAAGTGCTGAATTAGGAACCATTATTTTAGCATCTGATGCTATATATACTAAAGAAAGTATGGGCAACCCTCCTAAACCACCAGGCATTCTATATGACTCTATTGGATGGACTAAATCTGTAGAGAAAATTAAAAAATTGGCTAACGAAAAAAAAGCTCAAATTTGGTTTGGGCATGATGGTGAGCAATTTGAAGGATTCCGTAAATCAACAGAAGGGTATTATGAATAA
- a CDS encoding ArgE/DapE family deacylase yields the protein MSTFSNEEKVQILSDIVEINTVNDNELEVCKYLQNLFQKHGIESTIDQVDERRANLIAEIGDQGPVIGISGHMDVVSEGDRSQWSYEPFKLTEDNGFLYGRGAADMKSGLAALAISLIDIQNSNALTNGKIRFLATTGEEMEQLGSQSLYEKGYMDDVEALVIAEPCQDMLVYAHKGSMDYRIKSNGVSAHSSMPIIGKNAITPLLKFIQDIDDAAQQISRDVKGEAFDFSNLISNFNKTLPNNVTKDDVEDVLSGLVISNTLINGGVQVNSVPESATADFNIRTIPEYDNNQVKSLFNETLSKHNENGGSLESDLYLDLDPVLTTGKNSLIDTAKSIGDRLFNRDFIASPTVAVTDASNLLKSKDESFPLLVFGPGENPHQLDECVSKEKYLQFIDFYKELLTTYTK from the coding sequence ATGAGTACATTTTCTAACGAAGAAAAAGTACAGATTTTATCAGATATTGTGGAAATTAACACAGTTAATGATAATGAACTTGAGGTTTGTAAATATCTACAAAACCTTTTCCAAAAACATGGCATTGAATCTACAATCGATCAAGTAGATGAACGTCGTGCAAATTTAATCGCTGAAATTGGTGACCAAGGGCCAGTAATTGGTATTTCAGGTCACATGGATGTTGTATCTGAAGGCGACCGTTCTCAATGGTCATATGAACCATTTAAATTAACTGAAGATAATGGTTTTTTATATGGTAGAGGCGCCGCGGATATGAAATCTGGCTTAGCTGCGCTAGCAATTTCACTTATCGATATCCAAAATAGTAATGCATTAACTAATGGTAAAATTAGATTTTTAGCCACTACCGGTGAAGAAATGGAACAATTAGGTTCTCAAAGCCTATACGAAAAAGGTTATATGGACGACGTTGAAGCACTTGTTATTGCTGAACCTTGTCAAGATATGCTCGTATATGCACATAAAGGTTCAATGGACTATCGTATTAAATCTAATGGCGTATCAGCGCATAGTTCTATGCCAATCATAGGTAAAAATGCAATCACACCATTACTTAAATTTATTCAAGATATTGATGATGCGGCACAACAAATTTCTAGAGACGTTAAAGGCGAAGCATTTGATTTCTCTAACTTAATTTCAAACTTTAATAAAACATTACCAAATAATGTTACTAAAGATGATGTTGAAGATGTTTTAAGTGGTTTAGTAATAAGTAATACGTTAATTAATGGTGGCGTTCAAGTCAATTCAGTACCTGAATCAGCTACTGCCGACTTTAACATTCGTACTATACCTGAATATGATAACAATCAAGTTAAATCATTATTCAATGAAACTTTATCTAAACACAATGAAAATGGTGGTTCTTTAGAAAGCGATCTTTATTTAGACTTAGACCCTGTATTAACCACAGGTAAAAACTCATTAATCGATACTGCTAAATCAATTGGCGATCGTTTATTCAATAGAGATTTCATAGCATCACCTACAGTTGCTGTAACGGACGCATCTAATTTACTAAAAAGTAAAGACGAATCTTTCCCACTATTAGTATTTGGTCCTGGTGAAAACCCTCACCAATTAGACGAATGTGTAAGCAAAGAGAAATATTTACAATTTATCGATTTCTATAAAGAACTTTTAACAACTTATACAAAATAA
- the xylB gene encoding xylulokinase gives MEKLVLGIDVGTSSIKSLAVNDRGNIIASASSPLTIQHAYPGYSEQNPDEWVSVTIETMNNVINDLKQIHSNFEINGISFSGQMHGLIVLDDEYKVIRPAILWNDTRSTAQCEEIKSRLGEIVLGNPVLEGFTLTKLMWLKQYEPDHWAKTKVFLLPKDYVRFKLTDTINMELSDASSTLLLDPSTNQWSEDVGRQFGITNIYPPLVTSDTHVGYLKQSIAENLGIKNRVAVFAGGGDNACGAIGAGVIQPNQSLCSIGTSGVILSCEAKQEAVYGNNIHMFKHAVNNLSYAMGVTLSAGYSLNWFKRHCAQNYSFDEIMSCAEQSKIGARGLIFAPYLTGERTPHGDANIRGSFIGLSGMHTFGDMARAVVEGITYSLYESIEYLRSQGKHINEVVAIGGGAKSDFWLQLQADVFNAKVYKLKHEEGPSMGAAMIAATGLEWYDDIASCVEQFIHKDKIFEPNKECHVAYQNYFEIYKDVYNQTQPITKKLLELTKKSKLN, from the coding sequence GTGGAAAAATTAGTATTAGGCATTGATGTTGGGACGAGCTCAATCAAGTCATTAGCAGTTAATGACAGAGGTAATATCATTGCTTCTGCGAGTTCGCCGTTAACGATTCAACATGCTTATCCTGGTTACAGTGAACAAAATCCCGATGAATGGGTATCAGTAACTATTGAAACAATGAACAACGTTATAAATGATTTGAAGCAAATCCATTCTAATTTTGAAATAAATGGTATATCATTTTCTGGACAAATGCACGGTTTAATTGTGTTAGACGATGAGTACAAAGTGATTAGACCTGCAATATTGTGGAATGATACACGTTCTACTGCCCAATGTGAAGAGATTAAATCACGACTAGGTGAAATTGTGTTGGGTAATCCAGTGTTAGAAGGGTTTACGTTAACAAAATTGATGTGGTTAAAGCAATACGAACCAGATCATTGGGCTAAAACAAAAGTATTTCTGTTGCCTAAAGACTACGTGCGCTTCAAATTAACGGATACAATCAATATGGAATTGTCCGATGCGTCGAGTACATTGTTATTAGACCCGTCGACAAATCAATGGTCAGAAGATGTTGGCCGACAATTTGGTATTACAAATATTTATCCACCACTGGTTACCTCAGATACGCATGTAGGGTATTTGAAACAGTCGATTGCTGAAAACCTAGGCATTAAAAACAGAGTTGCCGTATTTGCAGGTGGTGGTGATAATGCTTGCGGTGCTATTGGGGCAGGAGTCATTCAACCTAATCAATCGTTATGTAGCATTGGGACATCAGGTGTAATATTGTCCTGTGAAGCAAAGCAAGAGGCTGTATATGGTAATAATATTCATATGTTTAAACACGCTGTAAATAATTTATCTTATGCTATGGGTGTAACACTTTCAGCTGGTTATAGTCTGAATTGGTTTAAACGTCATTGTGCGCAAAACTACTCATTTGATGAAATTATGTCATGTGCCGAACAATCTAAAATAGGTGCCCGAGGATTGATTTTTGCACCTTATCTAACGGGTGAACGTACTCCACATGGAGATGCTAATATTCGCGGTAGCTTTATTGGATTAAGTGGTATGCATACATTTGGTGATATGGCTCGTGCTGTTGTCGAAGGAATTACTTACTCGTTATACGAGTCCATAGAATATTTGCGCTCTCAAGGTAAGCATATAAACGAAGTTGTTGCCATTGGTGGCGGTGCGAAAAGTGATTTTTGGTTACAATTGCAAGCAGATGTGTTTAATGCAAAAGTATATAAACTAAAACATGAAGAAGGACCATCTATGGGTGCAGCTATGATAGCTGCTACGGGTTTGGAATGGTATGATGATATCGCATCATGTGTTGAACAATTTATCCATAAAGATAAAATTTTTGAGCCAAATAAAGAATGTCATGTAGCTTATCAAAATTACTTTGAAATATACAAAGATGTTTATAATCAAACACAACCTATCACAAAAAAATTACTTGAGCTTACTAAGAAAAGTAAACTTAACTAA
- a CDS encoding thiazole synthase translates to MFKIGQFEINSRLLLGTGKFENEAIQTKAINAAETSVLTFAVRRMNLYDKNLPNPLANINLQDYITFPNTAGAKTAEEAIRIAEIANHAGVCDMIKVEVIGDDETLLPDPLATYEACKALLEKGYTVCPYVSNDVVLAKRLVELGVHAIMPLASPIGTGRGINNPLNLRYIIEKVDVPVIVDAGIGSPKDACHAMELGADGILLNTAISSAQDPVKMAEAMKLGIQAGRLSYEAGRIPVKYTAQASSPVEGIGFL, encoded by the coding sequence ATGTTTAAAATTGGACAATTTGAAATAAATTCTAGATTATTGCTAGGTACTGGGAAATTTGAAAACGAAGCAATTCAAACAAAGGCAATTAATGCTGCAGAGACTTCTGTATTAACTTTTGCTGTGAGAAGAATGAATCTATACGACAAAAACTTGCCTAATCCATTAGCTAATATTAATTTGCAAGACTATATTACTTTTCCTAATACAGCTGGCGCAAAAACAGCCGAAGAAGCAATTAGAATTGCAGAAATAGCTAATCATGCTGGCGTTTGTGACATGATTAAAGTAGAAGTGATTGGTGATGACGAAACGTTATTACCTGACCCATTAGCCACGTATGAAGCGTGTAAAGCGTTATTAGAAAAAGGTTACACTGTATGCCCTTATGTTTCTAATGACGTCGTATTGGCAAAGCGTCTTGTAGAGTTAGGCGTTCATGCGATTATGCCTCTAGCATCACCTATTGGTACCGGTAGAGGTATAAATAATCCATTAAACTTACGCTATATTATCGAGAAAGTAGATGTACCTGTGATCGTTGATGCAGGTATTGGATCTCCTAAAGATGCATGTCATGCGATGGAACTGGGTGCAGATGGCATTTTATTAAATACTGCTATTTCAAGTGCACAAGATCCTGTTAAAATGGCCGAAGCTATGAAACTAGGCATTCAGGCAGGTAGATTAAGTTATGAAGCGGGAAGAATACCGGTCAAATATACTGCACAAGCATCAAGTCCAGTAGAAGGTATCGGATTCCTATGA
- the thiS gene encoding sulfur carrier protein ThiS codes for MEVMINGDAFKFGEQLTLLDLLQQLEIDEQRVIVEHNSKLIKRDAFASQVVSANDKLELLEFVGGG; via the coding sequence ATGGAAGTCATGATTAACGGTGACGCATTTAAATTTGGCGAACAATTAACATTATTAGATTTATTGCAACAATTAGAAATAGATGAACAACGTGTCATTGTTGAACATAATAGCAAGTTAATTAAGCGAGACGCATTTGCATCACAAGTAGTTTCAGCAAATGACAAATTAGAGTTATTAGAATTCGTTGGAGGCGGTTAA
- the argF gene encoding ornithine carbamoyltransferase, which translates to MESDLDGTYTTTLKQLQEFKGKSFLKTCDFSYEDLITLIDFTGELKEKKNRGIPHPYLKGKNLALLFEKPSTRTRSAFSVAAFDLGATAEYFGQGDIHLGAKESTEDTAKVLGRMYDGIEFRGYNQSDVEMLAKYANVPVWNGLTNEWHPTQMIADFFTLKENWGTFEDKTLTYVGDARNNVAHDLLVTGAILGVNINIAAPKELQPHDDIQQMAQQYAQQSNSKILITEDIKEAVYQTDALYTDVWFSMGEDHSVYQQRIEQLLPYQINSAMLANTCNPDIIVLHCLPAFHDLNTQIGAEIFEKFGITEMEISDEVFRGDHSVVFDQAENRLHSIKSILSVTLGDVF; encoded by the coding sequence TTGGAGAGTGATTTAGATGGGACGTACACGACTACATTAAAACAATTGCAAGAATTTAAAGGTAAAAGCTTTTTAAAAACTTGTGATTTTTCTTATGAAGACTTGATTACATTAATTGATTTCACGGGTGAATTAAAAGAAAAGAAAAACAGAGGTATTCCACACCCATATTTAAAAGGGAAAAATTTAGCGCTACTCTTTGAAAAACCATCTACACGTACACGTTCGGCATTTAGTGTTGCTGCATTTGACTTAGGTGCAACAGCTGAATATTTTGGACAAGGAGATATTCATCTAGGTGCAAAAGAATCTACCGAAGATACAGCCAAAGTGTTAGGTAGAATGTATGATGGAATTGAGTTTAGAGGTTACAATCAATCTGACGTTGAAATGTTAGCTAAATATGCCAATGTACCAGTATGGAACGGCTTGACAAATGAATGGCATCCGACACAAATGATTGCTGATTTCTTTACATTAAAAGAAAATTGGGGAACTTTTGAAGATAAAACTTTAACCTATGTAGGAGATGCACGTAATAACGTAGCACATGATTTATTAGTTACTGGTGCAATTTTAGGCGTCAATATTAATATTGCTGCACCGAAAGAATTACAACCCCACGATGATATTCAACAAATGGCGCAACAATATGCACAACAATCTAATAGCAAAATATTAATTACTGAAGATATTAAAGAGGCAGTGTATCAAACTGATGCACTATATACTGATGTATGGTTCTCTATGGGGGAAGATCACTCGGTATATCAGCAACGTATAGAACAGTTATTGCCATATCAAATTAATAGTGCGATGTTAGCCAATACATGTAATCCTGATATTATAGTGTTGCATTGCTTACCAGCTTTCCATGATTTGAACACACAAATTGGCGCAGAAATTTTTGAAAAGTTCGGCATTACTGAAATGGAAATCAGTGATGAAGTATTCCGTGGAGATCATTCAGTAGTATTCGATCAAGCGGAGAATAGATTACATTCAATTAAATCAATTTTATCTGTGACGTTAGGCGATGTTTTTTAA
- a CDS encoding MFS transporter has protein sequence MHNKLAKMGMPPTLLWGYIGVLIFMMGDGLELGWISPYLQNHGLTVQQTAALTTCYGVTIAIGSWLSGVLVEVIGPRKVMLIGTALYIIGHAVFAGIAVPSEQFGLMIPTYAIRGFGYPLFAYSFLVWVAYRSPQKRLGAAVGWFWFVFTGGLSVLGSFYSSFAIKQIGYFGTLWTAIIWVLIGTVLAVFVNRDKFSLEDREGGAKEHMREVFAGISILYREPRVAIACIVRIINQAAQYAFPLFLPLYLSKKGIETTTWLNIWGTIFIANIIFNLIFGALSDKIGWKNTISFIGGVGCAIFTLGLYFLPELFTGNVFVVGLVGFLWGMCLAGFVPISALVPSLVGEGDKGPAMAILNLGAGLCVFAGPGLVYLFYSSIGVKGMMFLIFGLYAASAIMTRFLKTPEERARNSKRKQVTS, from the coding sequence ATGCACAATAAATTAGCCAAAATGGGTATGCCGCCAACATTGCTTTGGGGATACATTGGTGTGCTTATCTTTATGATGGGTGATGGATTAGAACTTGGTTGGATTAGTCCATATTTACAAAATCATGGGTTAACTGTTCAACAAACGGCAGCTTTAACTACCTGTTATGGCGTTACGATTGCAATTGGTTCTTGGTTGTCTGGAGTCTTGGTCGAGGTTATAGGACCTAGAAAAGTTATGTTGATTGGTACAGCATTATACATTATAGGACATGCGGTTTTTGCAGGTATAGCAGTGCCGTCAGAGCAATTTGGCTTAATGATTCCGACTTATGCAATTAGAGGTTTTGGTTATCCATTATTTGCATACTCATTCTTAGTTTGGGTAGCTTATCGCTCCCCACAAAAACGTTTAGGCGCAGCTGTAGGTTGGTTCTGGTTTGTCTTTACAGGTGGTTTAAGTGTATTAGGTTCATTCTATTCTTCATTTGCGATTAAACAAATTGGTTACTTTGGCACTTTATGGACAGCTATTATTTGGGTACTTATCGGAACAGTGCTTGCCGTATTCGTTAACCGCGATAAATTTTCATTGGAAGATCGTGAAGGTGGCGCTAAAGAGCATATGAGAGAAGTATTTGCAGGTATTTCTATTTTGTACAGAGAGCCTAGGGTTGCGATAGCTTGTATCGTTCGTATTATCAATCAAGCAGCTCAATATGCATTTCCACTTTTCTTACCGCTATATTTATCTAAAAAAGGTATCGAAACGACAACATGGTTGAATATTTGGGGTACAATTTTCATTGCTAATATTATTTTTAATCTAATTTTTGGAGCATTAAGTGATAAAATTGGCTGGAAAAATACAATTAGTTTTATCGGTGGTGTAGGTTGCGCTATCTTTACACTAGGTTTATATTTCTTACCAGAGCTTTTTACAGGCAACGTCTTTGTAGTAGGGCTAGTAGGATTTCTATGGGGTATGTGTTTAGCTGGATTCGTACCTATCTCCGCATTGGTACCATCATTAGTTGGTGAAGGAGATAAAGGTCCAGCTATGGCAATATTAAATCTTGGTGCAGGTTTATGTGTATTCGCAGGTCCTGGCCTTGTATACTTATTCTATAGTTCAATTGGTGTTAAAGGCATGATGTTCTTGATCTTTGGTTTATATGCAGCAAGTGCTATTATGACACGATTCTTAAAAACTCCAGAAGAGCGAGCTAGAAATAGTAAAAGAAAGCAAGTAACATCCTAA